Proteins from one Choloepus didactylus isolate mChoDid1 chromosome 4, mChoDid1.pri, whole genome shotgun sequence genomic window:
- the PDCD7 gene encoding programmed cell death protein 7, which yields MALPPFFGPGRPGPPPPQPPPPGPFGCPPPPLPSPAFPPPLPQRPGPFPGPSAPFLQPPLALQPRVPSEASRGSSGSGGTFYPVPPPPLPPPPPQCRPFPGPDPGKRPRPSPPGPGPPWSQRWSEAPPPPDVLGDAALQRLRDRQWLEAVFGTPRRTGGPAPRHAPAGPRLGEVRARLRGALRLVRRLRGLGRALSEAEADGAAWARLHAEAAPLRAELAERLQSLTQAAFVGEARRRLERVRRRRLRLRERAREREAEREAEAARAAEREQEIDRWRVKCVQEVEEKKREQELKVAADGVLSEVRKKQADTKRMVDILRALEKLRKLRKEAAARKGVCPPASADETFEHHLQRLRKLIKKRSELYEAEERALRVMLEGEQEEERKREFEKKQRKEKEKILLQKREIESKLFGDPDEFPLAHLLQPFRQYYLQAEHSLPALIQIRHDWDQYLVPSNHPKGNSVPQGWVLPPLPSNDIWASAIKLH from the exons ATGGCTCTTCCACCTTTCTTCGGTCCAGGTCGCCCGGGCCCGCCGCCCCCGCAGCCGCCGCCTCCCGGTCCCTTCGGCTGTCCGCCACCTCCACTGCCCTCCCCGGCTTTCCCGCCGCCTCTTCCTCAGCGGCCCGGCCCTTTTCCGGGGCCCTCCGCCCCTTTCCTCCAGCCCCCGCTGGCTTTGCAGCCCCGGGTCCCCTCGGAAGCCTCTCGCGGCAGCAGCGGCAGCGGCGGCACCTTCTACCCGGTGCCACCGCCGCCGCTGCCTCCGCCGCCGCCCCAGTGCCGGCCTTTTCCGGGGCCCGACCCCGGTAAGCGCCCGCGGCCGTCGCCTCCGGGCCCGGGGCCGCCCTGGAGCCAGCGATGGTCTGaggcgccgccgccgcccgaCGTGCTCGGGGACGCGGCCCTGCAGCGCCTGCGCGACCGGCAGTGGCTGGAGGCGGTGTTCGGAACCCCGCGGCGGACGGGCGGCCCAGCGCCCCGGCATGCGCCCGCCGGGCCTAGGCTGGGCGAGGTGCGCGCGCGATTGCGCGGGGCCTTGCGCCTGGTGCGGCGGCTGCGCGGCCTGGGCCGGGCCCTGAGTGAAGCCGAGGCCGATGGCGCAGCCTGGGCACGGCTGCACGCCGAGGCCGCGCCGTTGCGCGCCGAGCTGGCCGAAAGGCTACAGTCGCTGACCCAGGCCGCCTTTGTGGGCGAAGCCCGGCGGAGGCTGGAGAGGGTGCGGCGCCGCCGGCTGCGGCTTCGCGAGCGGGCCCGGGAACGCGAGGCCGAGCGGGAGGCGGAGGCCGCGCGGGCCGCGGAGCGCGAACAGGAGATTGACCGCTGGAGGGTCAAGTGCGTGCAGGAGGTGGAGGAGAAGAAGCGG GAGCAGGAACTCAAAGTTGCTGCTGATGGTGTCTTGTCTGAAGTGAGGAAAAAACAAGCAGACACCAAAAGAATGGTGGACATTCTTCGGGCCTTGGAGAAattgaggaagctgaggaaagaggcTGCAGCAAGGAAAG GGGTCTGTCCTCCAGCCTCAGCGGATGAGACTTTTGAGCATCATCTGCAGCGACTGAGAAAGCTCATTAAAAAACGCTCTGAACTATATGAAGCTGAAGAGAGAGCCCTTAGAGTTATGTTGGAAGGAGAgcaagaggaagagaggaaaagagaattcgaaaagaaacagagaaaagaaaaagagaaaattttacttcAGAAACGTGAAATTGAGTCCAAATTATTTGGAGATCCAG atgagTTCCCACTTGCTCACCTCTTGCAGCCTTTCCGACAGTATTACCTCCAAGCTGAACACTCTTTGCCAGCGCTCATCCAGATAAG GCACGATTGGGATCAGTACCTGGTACCATCCAATCATCCCAAAGGCAACTCCGTTCCCCAAGGATGGGTCCTTCCCCCGCTCCCCAGCAACGACATCTGGGCATCTGCCATAAAGCTGCATTAA